The DNA sequence GTCATTGATCCGATCCGAAAGAGCCACCACAACATCGGGGACCTCGTCCCAGTCGATGGTGAGCTGGGTGTCGGTCCAGTGCAGCACGTTGTGCTGGTGCAGCCAGGCGAAGAGCAGTTGCCCGCCGAGGCCGTCGTAGTTGCGGATCCGGCTGCCGGTGATCGCGAACCGGAAGATCCGGTCGAAGATCACCGCGTACTGCACCAGTTTCGCGTGGTCACGGATCTGCTTCTGCGCATCCGACAGCTCGACCTCCGGCAGGGCGCCCAGCGAACGTTCCAGGCGGACGGACTCGCGGAACGCGGTCAGGTCGCAGCGCAATTCCTCCAGCGAATAGAGGAAGAACGGCATCCGCTGCTTGATCATAAACGGGTCGAAGGGCAGGTCGCCGCGCATGTGGGAGCGGTCGTGGATGATGTCCCACATCACGAAGGTCTCCTCCGTCAGCCGCTGGTCCTCCAGCATCCGGGCGGCGTCCTCCGGCAGCTCCAGTTTCGTTATCTGTGCGGCGGCGGCCACGACCCGGCGGTAGCGGGCGGCCTCCCGGTCCTGAAAGATCGCACCCCACGTGAACGAGGGGATCTCGCGCATCGCGACGGTCTCCGGGAACAGCACGGCCGAGTTGGTGTCGTAGCCGGGCGTGAAGTCCACGAAGCGGAGCGCGACGAACAGCTTGTTGCCGTAGTCGCCGGCCTCCAGCGCCGCGATGAAGTCGGGCCAGATCACCTCGACCAGCACGGCCTCCACGAACCGGTTCGTGCTGCCGTTCTGCGTGTACATCGGGAACACGACCAGGTGGCCGAGGCCGTCGACGCGGTGCTGCTGCGGCTGGAACGCGTTCAGCGCGTCCAGGAAGTCGGGCACGCCGAAGCCCTCGTCCGCCCAGCGGCCGAAGTCGTGGCGGAGCGCCGCGAGGTAGTCGGCGTCATGCGGGAAGAAGGGGGCGAGCTCGTCGACGGCGTCGACGATCGTGGCTGTGAGCTCCGCGGCCGCGGGCTTGTCGGACTCCTGCTCGACCGAGCCGTCCTTGACCTGCAGCGCCTGGAGGGCGGTCGCCGCCCCCTTCAGCCGCAGCCACGCGGGATGCGTCGCGACCTCGCGCACCGGACGGGCGTCCTCGACGACCTCGGGCTCCCCGACAATGGCTCCTGCAGTGAACTGCGGGACGAATTGAGACATGACGAACCTCCCGTCGTACGATCGGCCGCGCTCGCGGCACTGCGATGGAGCGCCGAGTGGGCGCTCTGATCCGAGCCTAACCGCGAAGTCCGGACGATTTCTTGACAGTTTCGACGGAAAGCTGCGCGCAGTGGGCGGATGGCGCACGAAACCATCGTCTCGTCATGCTCGGCCGCCGTCTCGCTCTCTTCATCATGATCATGAACGAGCACACGAACTCCGCCGTCCCGCATGTCGAGCGCATCCTCGCCGCCCGGTCGGGTGAGTGGGTCCGCATCTCCTGCGACTGCCCCATCGGCGAGGACCACACCTACGCCGAGTGGGTGGCGCGCTTCGGCGGCGGGACGGTCAGCCTGCCGTCGTGACCAGCTGCGCCGAGATGACCAGATTGGCCACCGACGCGGTCTGGGCGGGTGTCTGGAGGCAGGTCAGCAGCACGAGCCGCCCGGGCGCGTTCGCCCAGAGTGCCGCATCGGCGTGGACGTCCGGCTTGTGGACCGTCTCCGAACCGGTGACCCGGTAGTGGAGGCCGCCCACGAAGACATCGGCGCCGACCCGGACGGACGCCGTCCCCGCCGTCAGATCGGTGAGGAAGTTCCCAGGGCACACCGCTCCGCCGCGGCACGAGTGCATCACCACGAACACGGTCCCGCTGCCGGCATGCGCGAGCTGCGCGCCGTAATTGCGCACCAGATACGCCGACGAGAATCCGGGCGGGTCGATGACGCCGTCCACCTCGTTCAGCTCGCCCAGCGGAACGGCGAGGCCGGCGGAGGGCACGCGCAGCGTCATCCCGTGCACCTGGGCGACGGCCTCGGTCCTCCGCCGCACGGCCTCCGACGGGGCGGGGAGGTCGACGGGATTCCCGCGCATGTCCCTCGGCTGGTCGCCGCCGAGGTATGACGACACCGTGAGGGCGCCGGCGACGATCGCGACGGCGCACAGCACCCCCGCGATCGCGATGCGCGCGGCGCCGGGCCGGCGGCGGGTGCGCGCGCGCCTAGCCACGGGGCGCCCGGCTGCGGCCCGACCACCCGATGTACCCGCCGCCCGCGACGACCGCGCCCGCGAAACCGGCGGCCCACCAGGGGAACCCGGGCCCGGCCGCCGGCTCACGACCCTCGGTCACCGCGACCTTCGGAGTCGGCGTCACGCGCTCTCCGGTGACGAGGATGCGCTGGCTGTTGATGCCGAGCGGTGTGCAGGTCACGAGGGTCACGAGATCCTTTCCCGGCACCGGGTCGAGCGTCGTGGTCTGGTCCGGGTCCACCACCGCGATGCTGGAGACGCGGTAGGTCAGCGTCTCGCCGAAGACGTAGAGCGTGAAGGTGTCGCCATCGCGCACCCTGTCGAGGTTCGTGAACAGCGTCGCCGAGGCGAGCCCGCGATGGCCGGCGAGAACGGCGTGCGTGCCGAGGCCGCCGACCGGGAGCGAGGTCCCCTCCAGATGTCCGACGCCCTCCGCGAGCGTCGGGTCGCTGGTGCCGTGGAGGATCGGGAGGTCGACGCCGATGGACGGGATGACGATGCGGCCCATCAGGCCGTACGCGTTCGCGGCGAGCAGGCGGTCGTAGTCGAAGCCCTGCGGCAGCGCGGAGGCCGTGCCGACGGGGAGGCGCTCGTTCGCCTTCACGGCGCCGCCGCCGGTCAGTGCGGAGTTGTAGGCCTCGGCCTCCTTCAGCGCCTCCAGGCGGCTGGCGGGACCGATGGCCGTCACGGCGTCGCCGTACTGGGCGATCCGCTCAGCCTCCTCGGTCGCGCTGAACCAGCTGGCGGTCGCCGGGTAGAGCGCGACGCCCACGCCCAGGAGACACAGCACGGTGACCGCCACCGACAGGGCGGAGAGCCGCCACCGTCCCTCGGCGGCGGCCCTCCGCTGCTGTGCTGCGCTCACGCGGCCGGCTCCTCCTCGCTGGCACGGCGGCGAACCACGAGGACGGCCGCGGCGACCGCGAGGGCGGCCAGCGCGAGGCCACCGCCGACGAAGACCGCGGTCCCGGTGGAGCCCGTCAGCGGCAGCGCGATAGGCGGGGCCTGCGGGTCGGTTACCGTCACGGTCGCGTTCGCGCTGGAGCCGGGGGCCACCGTCTGCGCGTAACCTCCGGCCGACTGCGCGAAGGCCGGTGCGATCACGTAGCCCGCCGGTGCCTGCGTCTCGACGATGTAGTAGCTCAGGTCCGCCCCGGCGCCGTCGTTCTGCGCCTTGAGTCCGTCGATCGCGACGTCGCCCGAGGCGTCGGAGGTGAAGGTGGTCGCCCCGCCCACCGCGACCGGGTCGCTCAGGCTCTGCGCGTCGGACTTCGAGCTGAACACCTGGAACTGCGCGCCGGCCAGGGCCTTCCCGTTCGGGTCGACCTTGTGGAGGGTCACGTCGCCCCAGGTCTCCTGCACCATGTCGGACGGCGTGGTCGTGGTCGAGCCCGACTGCGTCGAGATCGTCTGGTTCGCGATGTTCTGGATCGTCCCGCCGCCGACGGCGTTGACGACGGTCGGGAACGCCGCGGTGACGACCGCGCCCGGGTTCGCCGTCAGCAGGGCGAGGCCGGAGGCGGTGAAGTCCACCATCACGGTCTGGCCCGCCACGCTGACGGTGTAGTCCGTCGCCGGCAGTGCGATGGCGGCGCCGGTCGGGGAGGCGAGGGAGACCGCGACCGACGCCGCGGCCGGCGGGGTCAGCCGCGCGTCCAGCGGGTCGGCCAGCGAGTACCGGGTGAAGGCATCCCCCGCCACCTGGTTCGGGACGGTGGACTCCACGCTCCAGGTGACGGAGGAGCCGACGCCGTACGCGCCGGCGTCGTCGACCGTCTTGACCGGTGCGCCCTGCACGGTGTTCTTCGGGTAGACGGACACGTCCGTCAGCCAGTTCCCGCTCTGCGGCAGCGGAAGCGTCACCAGGAACGGGGCGCCGAGCTCCGTGCCGGCCGGAGCGCTCGTCTCGGTGACCTCGTAGACGGCAGCGGTGGAGGTCGAGTACGTCGTGACTCCCGTTGCGCCGGTCGCCGGGAGCGCGGTCGCGGCGCCGGTCGTGTAGGTGGTGCCCCCGCCGACGACCTGGCCGGCGGCGTTCACCGTCAGGCCGGCCGCGGTCGTCCATCCCGCCGGGCTGGTCAGGTCGACGCCGTTCACAGGTGCGACGCTGAACACGACGCCCGGGATCGGCGGGAGGCTGCTGGTCTGCGGGGTGCCGTCGGCCGGCGTCCCGCCGCCTGCCGGATTCTGGAGTTTCGTGATGGTCAGGGTGTACGGACCGGCCGGCGCGTTGCCGCCGGTGGTGTCCGCGTTCGCGGGTGCGGCGAAGGCTGCAGCGCCCAGCAGGACGAGGGCGCCGATGCCGATCGCTGCGGCCGGTCTTCTCGTGATGGCGCGTCTTCTTGTGATGGCCATGGAGGTTCCTGTTCTGTGTTCGGGTGGAGGAGAGGAGCTGGTGGTCAGCGCGGGAGTCTGCGCAGCCGGCGCCGGAGCTGCCACGCGGCCAGCGCGGCCGCCACGGTGAACGCCGCGATGGCTGCAACGGCGACGACATCGGTGCCGACGCCTCCGGTGAGGGGCAGGACGATCGCCGGGGCGTCCGGCGTCCGGGCGTGGTACTGGTCGACGGCGGAGACCGGGGTGCCGCTGAGCGCACCGGTGGCCGCCACCTTCGCGGCGTCGGCGTGGACCGCATCGAAGCCGAGGGCGCCCAGCGTCGCGGTGCAGTGGACGCTCGCGCCGACCGCCAGCGGACCGCTCCACTGCGTGCCGGTCGAACCGTCCGGGAAGGCGCAGCTCAGCCCCGCGACGGTGGCCGAGCCCGCGACGATCGCGTCGCTCACTGTGACGTTCTGCAGCGGCTCGCCTCCGGTGTTCGTCACGGCGAAGGTGAGGCCGGTCGTCTTCGTCGCGTCGAGCGTCACCGCGGTGGCGGCGGTCGGCGCATGGTTCCCTGCGGCGTCGGTCTTGACGATCGCGACACTCGGCGGCGTCGCGACCCGGATGCCGACTTTCACCGGCTCCGCCGGGAGCAGGGGGCCGCTCGGGCTGGAGGCCGCGTACGCGAGCGAGTTCCAGGCGACCTGGCCCGGGGCGGCCGACGCCGGCAGCTTCATGGCGTAGTCGACCTCCACCGTCTGACCCGGCTGGAACGTCAGCGCCGTCGCGTCGATGCGGACCGCGCGCACCTGCGTCCAGTCCGTCACCTGCGCGGCGGTGAGCCAGGTCGGCCCGCAGCCCGCGGGCTGGTTCGGGTAGACCTCGGGTCGGCACGGGTTCGCGCTGAGGGAGTAGGTCGCGGTCACCCCGGTCGGCAGCGTCAGTGCGCGCGCGAGCGTCGGCTGGAACTGGGAGCCGCGGGCCACGCCGCTCTGCCCGCCGGACACGCCCGTGTCTCCGACGGACGGGAAGACGTCGTAGACCACCAGCCCGGTGATCGGCGTCGAGCCCAGCGAGCCGATGTTCAGCCGCCACTGCGACGTTCCGCCCGCCGGCGAGGTGCCGATGGCCGGAGCGCCGGGCACGGAGAACAGGAACCGGCTGTCGTACTGCCCCTCGACCTCCTTCTGCGCGCCGGCCTGCGCCGACGTCCCGGTGGCGAACGAGGCGGTGGAGGTCGTGCCCGTGTTCGGGCTCGGAGCCCACGCCGGGTCGGCGTCGTCCCACACGCTGGCCGTGTTGGTCTGCGTGGACGCGCCCACTCCCGGGTTCACCACCGTGTCGAGCTGGATCGTGAAGGCCTGCTGCCGGTTCAGGACGCTCCCCGGCGGGAAGGTGAAGGTCAGCGTCTGCCCGCTCTGGCTGACGGTCATGTCCGCCGTCGTGAAGGCGGCGGCGTAGGCGAGTCCGCCCGCCGTGCTGGTCACAACCGCGCTGCCGGGCACGTAGCTCACCCCTGCGGGCAGGGTGTCCGTGACGTGGACCGGGACGTCGAGATAGTGCGCGTCGCCGGCGGCGCCCTTGTTCGAGACCAGGAGCCTCCAGGGCGCGATCTGACCGGAGACCAGTGCGTTCGGCCCTCCGGTGTAGGACTTCGCGATGATCACGTCCGCCGCCGCGTCCTCGAAGTACGCCACGGCGCACGACTTGTCCGTGTCGCCGATGTTCGTCAGGGTCGTCGGCGGCGCGTTCGTCAGCGACCACTGCGCGCAGTTCGTCTGGGTCGTCGGGGTGTAGGCGTCGCC is a window from the Leifsonia shinshuensis genome containing:
- a CDS encoding isopeptide-forming domain-containing fimbrial protein; translation: MLASPLRPAARRPAARRLAALVAALLVCPVALLAGGPALAAGATASLSVTITPATTPIPSGATAQWTVNYQCSSVDPSVTSCANAQIAIAVAKRSPQDNAVTCTVGGSTGNGDFAPTANGFAGTGTGSSIPVGASGQLTFACKTANGTTPDQSTLTATATFSSSSAAAPATATAAPITITAKPAMSVTKVLLGASVLDGVTAYQLTGDYTKFVPGNGFWDTSNPVLVDTLPAGAVFVAASSGGVYNAAANTITWPSSAAADNCCGPDISVTVQVRYPSSTFGPTNTVTNTATFTATTVTDPSTVSATASVSHTFANNPVSSGAFSKTVVPNSTSAGAIFKTANFHWNLQIANTGNVPIGGTLYDYAPCGSAPLNNSVPQSCTTPGFTASEFENVPQGSVFTFYLADGTTQTVTKSTDGSVPYPVPAGWLIGGYAIALPPGAVNPSSTLIINVDGKLTAGDAYTPTTQTNCAQWSLTNAPPTTLTNIGDTDKSCAVAYFEDAAADVIIAKSYTGGPNALVSGQIAPWRLLVSNKGAAGDAHYLDVPVHVTDTLPAGVSYVPGSAVVTSTAGGLAYAAAFTTADMTVSQSGQTLTFTFPPGSVLNRQQAFTIQLDTVVNPGVGASTQTNTASVWDDADPAWAPSPNTGTTSTASFATGTSAQAGAQKEVEGQYDSRFLFSVPGAPAIGTSPAGGTSQWRLNIGSLGSTPITGLVVYDVFPSVGDTGVSGGQSGVARGSQFQPTLARALTLPTGVTATYSLSANPCRPEVYPNQPAGCGPTWLTAAQVTDWTQVRAVRIDATALTFQPGQTVEVDYAMKLPASAAPGQVAWNSLAYAASSPSGPLLPAEPVKVGIRVATPPSVAIVKTDAAGNHAPTAATAVTLDATKTTGLTFAVTNTGGEPLQNVTVSDAIVAGSATVAGLSCAFPDGSTGTQWSGPLAVGASVHCTATLGALGFDAVHADAAKVAATGALSGTPVSAVDQYHARTPDAPAIVLPLTGGVGTDVVAVAAIAAFTVAAALAAWQLRRRLRRLPR
- a CDS encoding SpaH/EbpB family LPXTG-anchored major pilin, whose amino-acid sequence is MAITRRRAITRRPAAAIGIGALVLLGAAAFAAPANADTTGGNAPAGPYTLTITKLQNPAGGGTPADGTPQTSSLPPIPGVVFSVAPVNGVDLTSPAGWTTAAGLTVNAAGQVVGGGTTYTTGAATALPATGATGVTTYSTSTAAVYEVTETSAPAGTELGAPFLVTLPLPQSGNWLTDVSVYPKNTVQGAPVKTVDDAGAYGVGSSVTWSVESTVPNQVAGDAFTRYSLADPLDARLTPPAAASVAVSLASPTGAAIALPATDYTVSVAGQTVMVDFTASGLALLTANPGAVVTAAFPTVVNAVGGGTIQNIANQTISTQSGSTTTTPSDMVQETWGDVTLHKVDPNGKALAGAQFQVFSSKSDAQSLSDPVAVGGATTFTSDASGDVAIDGLKAQNDGAGADLSYYIVETQAPAGYVIAPAFAQSAGGYAQTVAPGSSANATVTVTDPQAPPIALPLTGSTGTAVFVGGGLALAALAVAAAVLVVRRRASEEEPAA
- a CDS encoding class F sortase, yielding MARRARTRRRPGAARIAIAGVLCAVAIVAGALTVSSYLGGDQPRDMRGNPVDLPAPSEAVRRRTEAVAQVHGMTLRVPSAGLAVPLGELNEVDGVIDPPGFSSAYLVRNYGAQLAHAGSGTVFVVMHSCRGGAVCPGNFLTDLTAGTASVRVGADVFVGGLHYRVTGSETVHKPDVHADAALWANAPGRLVLLTCLQTPAQTASVANLVISAQLVTTAG
- a CDS encoding class C sortase — its product is MSAAQQRRAAAEGRWRLSALSVAVTVLCLLGVGVALYPATASWFSATEEAERIAQYGDAVTAIGPASRLEALKEAEAYNSALTGGGAVKANERLPVGTASALPQGFDYDRLLAANAYGLMGRIVIPSIGVDLPILHGTSDPTLAEGVGHLEGTSLPVGGLGTHAVLAGHRGLASATLFTNLDRVRDGDTFTLYVFGETLTYRVSSIAVVDPDQTTTLDPVPGKDLVTLVTCTPLGINSQRILVTGERVTPTPKVAVTEGREPAAGPGFPWWAAGFAGAVVAGGGYIGWSGRSRAPRG
- a CDS encoding DUF6421 family protein; this translates as MSQFVPQFTAGAIVGEPEVVEDARPVREVATHPAWLRLKGAATALQALQVKDGSVEQESDKPAAAELTATIVDAVDELAPFFPHDADYLAALRHDFGRWADEGFGVPDFLDALNAFQPQQHRVDGLGHLVVFPMYTQNGSTNRFVEAVLVEVIWPDFIAALEAGDYGNKLFVALRFVDFTPGYDTNSAVLFPETVAMREIPSFTWGAIFQDREAARYRRVVAAAAQITKLELPEDAARMLEDQRLTEETFVMWDIIHDRSHMRGDLPFDPFMIKQRMPFFLYSLEELRCDLTAFRESVRLERSLGALPEVELSDAQKQIRDHAKLVQYAVIFDRIFRFAITGSRIRNYDGLGGQLLFAWLHQHNVLHWTDTQLTIDWDEVPDVVVALSDRINDLYWRSIDRPKVAHWLAAYDMLTQTLTPNPASVWARGLSDEVLAGPPKGYTDAVLDDEFPLSMFYEALNKKMTAVIESTSGITGTTDEA